From Denitrovibrio acetiphilus DSM 12809, the proteins below share one genomic window:
- a CDS encoding penicillin-binding protein 1A produces the protein MIKKVLKYFIIFCVIMTIAISGGVFGYIYKLSRELPSIKDLKDYEYKRPTIIYDRNGKTIAELGSERRYPLPIEDIPEMLQNAVVAVEDARFYEHGGVDLMGILRAFITNVKAGRVVEGGSTLTQQLVKIIYLTPEKKLKRKVKEAILAYRIDKALSKKKILEMYLNQVYFGRGAYGVEAAAVNYYGKHVGELTLAEEAMIAGVPKAPGIYAPHLNPDKAQKRRNHVLFRMYETGFITEDEYKTTSLEEDIIIDKIPPKNMAAGYFVDYVIRHLKEHEGVEDVDTAGLLVYTTLDLDMQKKAEDSIKANLIEMSEALGFRGEIATYNPEVDHLEEVLEMQKNYLKELNFERALVTKVEEDDVWLTTLNGEGRLYIKENRWARPYKSSYYRNTDFRRILNKNDIVYVTLLDEENKHYRLTQEPDLESALLSANPATGEIYAMVGGFDYRKSMFNRSFQAKRQVGSLFKPIVYAAALENGMNIMSQVLDAPVIKELDGEGEFWKPANYSGKFFGHTTLKEALTKSRNLVTIKVAEKVGIDKIIEQAHKFGIEEQINRDLSVSIGSGAVSLMEMVYAFSTFPNLGVRHDPFFITKIENARGEIIKEYKPSDPIPVLKEGTAHIMVDMMRNVVVNGTAKRAKVIPKLIAGKTGTTNDNKDTWFVGYMPDLVSGVWVGFDDFKPIGRWRTGSNTALPAWVKFTQSIQDNFGKMLFPVSRDVAYFRVDAETHEITNSFSGDYTFEPFEKPMTMTE, from the coding sequence ATGATCAAAAAAGTTCTTAAATATTTTATAATCTTCTGTGTGATAATGACTATAGCTATCTCCGGCGGTGTTTTCGGCTACATTTATAAACTAAGCCGTGAGCTTCCTTCCATAAAAGACCTGAAAGACTATGAGTATAAAAGACCAACTATTATATATGACAGAAACGGAAAAACCATAGCAGAGCTTGGCTCTGAAAGACGCTATCCACTGCCGATAGAAGACATCCCGGAGATGCTTCAGAATGCAGTTGTGGCTGTCGAAGATGCCCGTTTTTATGAACACGGGGGGGTTGACCTTATGGGGATTCTCCGTGCCTTTATAACCAACGTTAAGGCTGGACGTGTCGTTGAAGGGGGGAGCACCCTCACTCAGCAGCTCGTGAAGATCATCTACCTCACCCCTGAAAAAAAACTTAAAAGAAAAGTGAAAGAGGCGATACTTGCATATCGTATTGATAAAGCCCTGTCAAAAAAGAAAATACTTGAGATGTATCTTAATCAGGTCTATTTCGGACGGGGGGCGTACGGGGTGGAAGCCGCTGCTGTTAACTATTACGGCAAACACGTAGGCGAGCTTACACTGGCGGAAGAAGCCATGATAGCTGGCGTTCCGAAAGCGCCGGGGATATATGCACCCCACCTGAACCCTGATAAAGCACAAAAGAGACGAAACCACGTCCTCTTCCGTATGTACGAAACAGGCTTTATAACTGAAGACGAATATAAAACCACATCACTTGAAGAAGATATTATCATCGATAAGATCCCGCCGAAGAATATGGCTGCCGGATATTTCGTTGACTATGTAATCCGCCACCTTAAAGAGCATGAAGGGGTTGAAGATGTTGACACAGCGGGTCTGCTGGTTTATACCACCCTGGATTTAGACATGCAGAAAAAAGCTGAAGACTCCATAAAAGCCAACCTCATAGAAATGTCAGAAGCTCTTGGTTTCAGAGGCGAAATAGCAACGTATAACCCTGAAGTCGATCATCTCGAAGAAGTGCTGGAGATGCAGAAAAATTATCTGAAAGAGCTGAATTTCGAAAGAGCACTGGTCACAAAGGTAGAAGAGGATGATGTCTGGCTGACCACCCTTAACGGTGAAGGACGGCTTTACATCAAAGAAAACAGGTGGGCAAGACCTTACAAATCAAGCTATTACCGCAATACCGATTTCAGAAGAATACTCAATAAAAACGATATAGTATATGTAACACTTCTGGATGAAGAAAATAAACATTACAGACTGACGCAGGAACCTGACCTTGAGTCAGCTCTGCTCTCTGCAAATCCCGCCACGGGGGAAATATACGCAATGGTGGGTGGTTTTGACTATCGCAAATCCATGTTTAACAGGTCGTTTCAGGCAAAGCGTCAGGTGGGCAGTCTGTTCAAACCTATTGTTTATGCCGCAGCCCTTGAAAACGGAATGAACATCATGTCACAGGTTCTTGACGCACCGGTTATCAAAGAGCTTGACGGCGAAGGCGAATTCTGGAAGCCGGCAAACTACTCAGGTAAATTCTTCGGACACACGACCCTTAAAGAAGCTCTCACAAAATCGCGTAACCTTGTCACTATCAAAGTTGCAGAAAAAGTGGGAATCGACAAAATCATAGAGCAGGCACACAAATTTGGCATAGAGGAGCAGATAAACAGAGACCTCTCTGTAAGCATAGGCTCCGGCGCTGTTTCCCTTATGGAGATGGTTTACGCCTTTTCAACATTTCCAAATCTGGGAGTCAGACACGATCCTTTTTTCATCACAAAAATCGAAAATGCCAGAGGGGAGATCATAAAAGAGTATAAACCTTCCGACCCCATCCCTGTTCTCAAGGAAGGAACAGCACACATAATGGTTGATATGATGAGAAATGTTGTAGTGAACGGAACTGCTAAAAGAGCAAAGGTTATACCCAAACTGATAGCAGGTAAAACCGGTACAACAAATGACAACAAAGACACATGGTTTGTAGGTTATATGCCTGACCTCGTAAGCGGAGTATGGGTGGGATTTGACGACTTTAAACCTATTGGCAGATGGCGGACAGGGTCGAACACTGCTCTTCCTGCATGGGTAAAGTTCACTCAGTCAATTCAGGACAACTTCGGAAAAATGCTGTTCCCTGTCTCCAGAGATGTGGCATACTTCCGTGTGGATGCAGAAACACACGAAATAACAAACAGTTTCAGTGGTGATTACACTTTTGAACCATTTGAAAAGCCTATGACAATGACGGAGTAA
- the uvrB gene encoding excinuclease ABC subunit UvrB has protein sequence MSFELVSDYQPAGDQPEAIRQLVANYQSGENAQVLLGVTGSGKTYTMANVVQQLNVPTLVIAHNKTLAAQLYGEFKKFFPNNAVEYFVSYYDYYQPEAYKPQTDTFIEKDSSINEDIDKLRHSATRSLLERRDVLIVASVSCIYGLGSPEAYHGMLVHLEVNEDVEMETVLKKLVEIQYERNEYDFHRGTYRVKGDTLEVFPAHEDDLAYRIEFYGDEVDRISEFDPLTGKTIKERPKVAIYPNTHYVTTSTTIEDAVSIIKRELAQRCTEFENQNKLLEAQRLTQRTMFDIEMMLETGYCNGVENYSRILENRQPGDTPPTLLSYLPKDALVIVDESHMTIPQIKGMYNGDRSRKTTLVEYGFRLPAALDNRPLKFEEFRERVNRIMYVSATPDDFELKESMGLLAEQIIRPTGLMDPPIEVRPSRNQVDDLYNEIRKTAEKGERVLVTTLTKRMSEELTKYYDDMGVRIKYLHSEIDTLERIRILKQLRLGEFDVLVGINLLREGLDIPEVSLVAVLDADKEGFLRSEKSLIQTIGRAARNVNGRAIFYAEKITRSMQSALDETKRRREKQLLYNKEHGITPQTIKNEISNILESIYEKDYVTVDINDDIGITLSGRREADIEALKKLMQEHAQNLEFEKAARVRDMLFEYTSGKK, from the coding sequence ATGAGTTTTGAACTTGTGTCCGACTACCAACCCGCAGGCGACCAGCCGGAAGCAATCCGTCAGCTTGTGGCAAACTATCAATCCGGCGAAAATGCGCAGGTTCTGCTCGGTGTAACAGGCTCCGGTAAAACCTATACTATGGCAAATGTTGTGCAGCAGCTTAATGTTCCAACCCTTGTCATAGCTCATAACAAAACTCTTGCTGCACAGCTGTATGGTGAATTTAAGAAGTTTTTTCCTAACAATGCTGTGGAATATTTCGTCAGTTATTACGACTATTACCAGCCGGAAGCATATAAACCTCAGACAGATACTTTCATAGAAAAGGACTCCTCTATAAACGAGGATATTGATAAACTGCGTCACTCAGCCACAAGAAGCCTTCTTGAAAGACGTGACGTTCTGATTGTTGCCTCTGTTTCCTGCATTTACGGTCTCGGTTCACCGGAAGCTTACCACGGGATGCTTGTACACCTTGAAGTAAATGAAGATGTTGAAATGGAGACTGTTCTCAAAAAACTTGTTGAAATACAATATGAGAGAAACGAATACGACTTTCACCGCGGCACATACCGCGTTAAAGGGGATACTCTGGAAGTTTTCCCTGCTCACGAAGACGACCTTGCCTACCGGATTGAATTCTACGGCGACGAAGTGGACAGAATAAGCGAATTTGACCCCTTAACAGGCAAAACCATTAAAGAACGACCGAAAGTTGCAATATACCCGAATACCCACTATGTCACCACCAGCACAACCATTGAAGATGCTGTCTCTATTATTAAGAGAGAGCTGGCACAGCGATGTACAGAATTTGAAAATCAGAACAAACTGCTGGAAGCGCAACGGCTAACCCAGAGAACTATGTTCGATATAGAAATGATGCTGGAAACCGGATACTGCAACGGTGTAGAAAACTATTCACGGATACTTGAAAACAGACAGCCCGGTGACACACCTCCTACCCTTCTCAGCTACCTTCCCAAAGATGCCCTCGTCATTGTGGACGAATCCCACATGACAATTCCGCAGATCAAAGGGATGTATAACGGCGACAGGAGCAGAAAGACAACACTGGTGGAATACGGTTTCCGCCTGCCTGCGGCTCTGGACAACAGACCGCTCAAGTTTGAAGAGTTCCGTGAGCGTGTTAACCGCATAATGTACGTCTCCGCAACACCTGACGATTTCGAATTAAAAGAATCAATGGGGCTTCTTGCTGAACAGATTATCCGCCCCACAGGGCTTATGGATCCGCCTATTGAGGTTCGTCCATCCAGAAATCAGGTTGACGATCTCTATAACGAAATACGCAAAACAGCAGAAAAAGGTGAACGCGTCCTCGTCACCACCCTGACCAAACGGATGTCAGAGGAGCTTACCAAATATTACGACGACATGGGCGTGAGAATAAAATACCTTCATTCAGAGATAGATACCCTTGAGCGCATCCGCATCCTCAAACAGCTTCGGCTGGGAGAATTTGATGTTCTGGTGGGGATAAACCTTCTGCGTGAGGGGCTGGATATTCCGGAGGTAAGCCTTGTCGCTGTCCTTGATGCTGACAAAGAGGGATTTCTGCGCTCTGAAAAATCGCTCATACAGACCATCGGACGTGCAGCAAGGAATGTTAACGGACGTGCGATATTCTACGCTGAAAAGATAACCCGCTCCATGCAGTCAGCACTGGACGAAACAAAACGCAGGCGGGAAAAACAGCTCCTATATAACAAAGAGCACGGCATAACTCCGCAAACAATTAAAAATGAGATAAGCAACATACTCGAATCAATTTACGAAAAAGACTACGTAACAGTTGATATTAATGATGATATAGGTATAACATTATCGGGACGCCGTGAAGCGGACATCGAAGCCCTGAAAAAACTTATGCAGGAACATGCCCAGAACCTTGAGTTTGAAAAAGCGGCACGGGTACGCGACATGCTCTTTGAATATACTTCCGGCAAAAAATAA
- a CDS encoding phosphoribosylaminoimidazolesuccinocarboxamide synthase, translating into MMETVVKTEFEDMKLIARGKVRDIYDFDDKMLIVTTDRLSAFDVILPNGVPGKGKILTEIALFWFEQTKGIVRNHIITADIDEMPAVCKKYRSVLEGRSMLVHKCKPFPVECVARGYITGSGWKDYQKTGAVCGIKLPAGLVDSERMPETLFTPATKAEVGDHDENISFDKMAEMIGMAKAQKLKNLTIKIYETARDIADKKGIIIADTKFEFGELDGEIILIDEVLTPDSSRFWFKDKYEPGKPQQSMDKQVVRNYLETLDWDKTAPGPVLPDEIVKNTAAIYRQITDILKG; encoded by the coding sequence TTGATGGAAACAGTAGTGAAAACAGAGTTCGAAGACATGAAGCTCATTGCGAGAGGCAAAGTACGTGACATTTATGATTTTGACGATAAGATGCTGATCGTTACCACAGATCGTCTTTCTGCTTTTGATGTTATCCTCCCCAACGGTGTTCCCGGTAAAGGAAAAATCCTCACAGAGATAGCTCTGTTCTGGTTCGAGCAGACAAAAGGGATCGTGCGCAACCATATCATAACAGCAGATATCGACGAGATGCCTGCGGTGTGTAAAAAGTACAGAAGCGTTCTCGAAGGGCGTTCCATGCTGGTACATAAGTGTAAGCCTTTTCCTGTTGAGTGTGTGGCAAGGGGCTATATCACAGGCTCCGGCTGGAAAGACTATCAGAAAACAGGCGCTGTGTGCGGCATAAAACTTCCTGCGGGGCTTGTTGACTCTGAGCGTATGCCTGAAACACTTTTCACACCGGCGACAAAGGCCGAGGTCGGCGACCACGACGAGAATATCTCTTTCGATAAAATGGCGGAAATGATCGGCATGGCAAAGGCTCAGAAGCTGAAAAACCTCACTATAAAAATATACGAAACAGCTAGGGATATCGCAGATAAGAAGGGTATCATCATTGCGGATACAAAGTTTGAATTTGGCGAACTTGACGGCGAGATAATACTAATTGACGAAGTTCTTACACCGGATTCATCAAGATTCTGGTTCAAAGATAAGTATGAGCCCGGCAAACCGCAGCAGAGCATGGATAAACAGGTGGTGAGGAACTATCTGGAGACACTGGATTGGGACAAGACTGCCCCGGGACCTGTTCTGCCGGATGAGATTGTGAAGAACACAGCAGCGATCTATCGTCAGATAACAGACATCCTTAAAGGTTAA
- a CDS encoding YhdH/YhfP family quinone oxidoreductase → MKTFKAIVTEEKGGEYISSVKERNIDDLPEGEVLINVKYSSLNFKDALSSSGNKGVTRNYPHTPGVDAAGVVEHSSDPKFVQGEEVIVTGYDLGMNTSGGFAEYIRVPSGWVVEKPAGISLKEAMIYGTAGFTSALSVDKLLKHGVTPDKGKVLVTGATGGVGSVAVAMLAKLGFSVTGVTGKADKADFLKSLGADEVISREDAQDTSKRPMLKGVYAGVVDTVGGDILATALKSTMYGGAVTTCGLTQSPELNTTVFPFILRGISLLGVDSVELPINVKASAWRRVATDLNVSEIGKLAHEITLNELPAYFEKILAGKVSGRIVVKI, encoded by the coding sequence ATGAAAACATTCAAAGCGATAGTTACGGAAGAGAAGGGGGGTGAATATATATCCTCTGTAAAAGAAAGAAATATAGATGACCTGCCTGAAGGGGAGGTTCTTATAAATGTTAAATATTCATCTCTGAACTTTAAAGATGCACTTTCAAGCTCAGGCAACAAAGGGGTCACCAGAAACTACCCTCACACCCCTGGTGTGGATGCCGCAGGAGTTGTTGAACACAGCTCAGACCCGAAATTTGTTCAAGGGGAAGAGGTCATAGTGACAGGCTATGATCTGGGGATGAACACCAGCGGAGGGTTTGCAGAATATATCCGTGTTCCGTCCGGCTGGGTGGTCGAAAAACCTGCTGGTATTTCTCTTAAAGAGGCAATGATATACGGCACTGCGGGCTTTACGTCTGCTTTGTCTGTCGATAAATTGTTAAAGCATGGAGTAACTCCTGATAAGGGGAAAGTTCTTGTAACTGGAGCTACGGGCGGTGTTGGTTCCGTTGCGGTTGCCATGCTTGCAAAACTTGGCTTCAGCGTAACAGGTGTCACCGGAAAAGCTGACAAGGCTGATTTTCTGAAGTCACTTGGAGCGGACGAGGTTATAAGCAGGGAAGATGCACAGGATACCAGCAAAAGACCTATGCTGAAAGGTGTTTACGCTGGTGTCGTGGATACAGTAGGCGGAGATATCCTTGCCACCGCTCTGAAGAGTACAATGTATGGCGGAGCAGTCACCACTTGTGGTCTCACTCAGTCTCCTGAGTTAAACACCACAGTTTTTCCGTTTATTCTGCGGGGGATCTCTTTACTCGGTGTCGATTCTGTTGAACTTCCCATTAACGTCAAAGCATCTGCATGGCGAAGAGTTGCGACAGACCTTAATGTGTCGGAGATAGGTAAACTTGCCCATGAGATAACTCTCAATGAGTTACCTGCTTATTTCGAGAAAATTCTTGCTGGAAAAGTTTCAGGCAGAATTGTTGTCAAAATCTGA
- a CDS encoding winged helix-turn-helix transcriptional regulator encodes MINVKGKEHSCPIEVSMNLIAGKWKLLIMWHLLKKTRRFGELQKKITNVTQKMLTQQLRELEADGLVHREVYPIVPPKVEYSLTPFGRSFEPVLNMMIVWGYEYAKRFGEVSYDLSADIEPEYREVVAEKLKDNAQKTSPNETEQEKVTTSI; translated from the coding sequence ATGATAAACGTTAAGGGAAAAGAGCACTCGTGTCCGATCGAAGTATCTATGAATCTTATTGCAGGCAAATGGAAACTTCTTATCATGTGGCATCTGCTAAAAAAGACAAGGCGCTTCGGGGAACTTCAGAAAAAAATTACGAACGTAACACAGAAAATGCTAACGCAGCAGCTCAGAGAACTGGAGGCAGACGGACTGGTACACAGAGAGGTCTACCCTATTGTTCCTCCAAAAGTTGAATACAGCCTGACACCTTTCGGCAGGAGCTTTGAGCCGGTATTAAACATGATGATTGTATGGGGATATGAGTATGCAAAACGGTTCGGAGAAGTCAGCTATGACCTCAGTGCGGACATAGAACCGGAATACAGAGAAGTTGTAGCTGAAAAGCTAAAGGATAATGCACAGAAAACATCTCCTAATGAAACGGAACAGGAAAAAGTCACTACCAGCATTTAA
- a CDS encoding bacteriohemerythrin: MNTCKGFLPKMVLIFLFQGAIALVIFLTNYLYLKKASTMPAAEVQTYLYDSLSKSVFNSLSLLSVGLIIAVLAAYFINRNFLNGISNIEQTLSEIDKGQMDVRVDENSVGGLCEMGKLINHMAAKFDSTISSFHFASNNIGSASKNLIDIYGSVNEMVNNVNDSVVSVSSAAEELNATGHNVLDMCRESSISIDKCNDQVVCGKSVISESRKSMEEISTGINSIVDVVHGFQVQSHEIGQIVVAINEIAEQTNLLALNAAIEAARAGDHGRGFAVVADEVRKLAGKTSDSTKQIEDVIKDLQARINEVNHSVKSSVDLVNKGIELSDNSVEAIEEINQNIMYVAEQIRGIVHSKEEEAHALGDVTRSTTDISGQTADIVKVVHESFLAGENLTGLAGSISSKTRGFKSKKMDKFMPWTKEMELGVKIFDDQHKKLVQMINDLYDTMQQNKGADALLKILNDLVEYTVYHFDNEEEMFAKYNYSRQKEHIKIHTDLKNTAVELREKILAGEAVVGFNVIRFLEDWLMNHILGEDKKYAELFKSKGL; this comes from the coding sequence ATGAATACGTGTAAAGGTTTTTTGCCTAAGATGGTGCTTATCTTTTTGTTTCAAGGTGCCATTGCTCTGGTAATCTTCCTAACTAACTATCTTTATTTAAAAAAAGCTTCAACCATGCCGGCAGCAGAAGTTCAGACTTATCTTTATGATTCACTGTCTAAGTCTGTTTTCAACTCTCTGTCACTTTTATCGGTAGGGCTGATTATTGCTGTTCTGGCAGCATATTTTATCAACAGAAATTTTCTGAATGGCATTTCCAACATAGAACAGACGCTTTCAGAGATTGATAAAGGGCAGATGGATGTGCGTGTTGACGAAAACTCGGTTGGCGGACTTTGTGAGATGGGGAAACTTATCAACCATATGGCGGCAAAATTTGATTCCACCATATCGAGCTTTCACTTTGCCTCGAATAACATCGGGAGTGCTTCGAAAAATCTGATTGATATATACGGTTCTGTCAATGAAATGGTTAACAATGTAAATGACAGTGTGGTGAGTGTGAGCTCAGCAGCAGAGGAGCTGAATGCGACAGGGCACAATGTGCTTGATATGTGCCGTGAATCTTCAATCAGCATAGATAAATGCAACGATCAGGTTGTATGCGGGAAAAGTGTAATAAGCGAGAGCAGGAAAAGCATGGAAGAGATATCAACCGGTATTAACTCCATTGTGGATGTTGTGCACGGTTTTCAAGTGCAATCCCACGAGATAGGTCAGATAGTTGTTGCTATTAATGAGATAGCAGAACAGACAAACCTCTTAGCACTGAATGCCGCAATTGAGGCGGCAAGAGCAGGAGATCATGGGCGCGGCTTCGCCGTTGTGGCGGACGAAGTGCGTAAGCTTGCCGGAAAGACATCAGACTCTACAAAACAGATTGAAGACGTCATTAAAGATTTGCAGGCAAGGATAAACGAAGTAAACCATTCCGTGAAGTCCTCTGTTGACCTTGTAAATAAAGGTATTGAGCTTTCGGATAACTCGGTTGAGGCAATTGAGGAGATCAATCAGAATATTATGTATGTCGCAGAACAGATCAGAGGTATTGTTCACTCGAAAGAGGAAGAGGCGCATGCTCTGGGAGATGTCACAAGGAGCACTACGGACATAAGTGGTCAGACAGCGGATATAGTTAAAGTTGTTCATGAGTCTTTTCTTGCAGGAGAAAATCTGACTGGGCTTGCAGGCAGTATTTCATCAAAGACACGGGGTTTTAAGTCTAAGAAGATGGATAAATTCATGCCGTGGACGAAAGAGATGGAGCTTGGCGTAAAAATATTTGACGATCAGCATAAGAAGCTGGTTCAGATGATTAATGATCTTTATGACACAATGCAGCAGAATAAAGGTGCTGATGCTCTGCTTAAAATATTAAACGATCTTGTAGAATATACTGTTTATCACTTTGATAATGAAGAGGAGATGTTTGCGAAATATAACTACAGCAGACAGAAAGAGCATATAAAAATACATACGGATCTTAAGAACACCGCAGTTGAACTGAGAGAGAAAATTCTTGCTGGAGAAGCTGTTGTCGGGTTTAACGTTATACGTTTTCTTGAAGACTGGCTGATGAACCATATCCTCGGTGAAGATAAAAAATATGCAGAACTGTTTAAGTCAAAAGGTCTGTAG
- a CDS encoding two-component system sensor histidine kinase NtrB, with protein sequence MPDCNFSNLRSAYFEISGGKITDMNNAGEKFLQTGIEAGIKNFKRFILEHINAGQNTIKLQHRLFGIKTIEPGPPVRRVLIINVDEFRPNLEELFDISSFQHEMKNPLTVIDGTSQLILAKSSDEYIRKCAGIILNETERIKHIMQNIRMLSEMEIEYSEFNILAFLEELKDSLYVLFPDIKLSVQIEPSLENIIADRKKLFMAVNNLIKNACEAQKTGQISLYLSIDPTIKYINKKENWALPMLKISIIDNGPGITEEILNRLFTPFFSTKNRGTGLGLVIAKEITEKHKGRIEVSSTPGTGTSFMIYIPMMPTDLLT encoded by the coding sequence ATGCCTGACTGCAATTTCAGCAATCTGCGTTCTGCGTATTTCGAGATATCCGGAGGCAAGATCACAGACATGAATAATGCCGGTGAAAAGTTTTTGCAGACAGGCATCGAAGCAGGCATAAAAAATTTTAAGAGATTTATCCTTGAACATATTAACGCCGGACAAAATACAATCAAACTTCAGCACAGGCTTTTCGGTATAAAAACCATAGAACCAGGTCCGCCTGTCAGACGTGTGCTCATTATCAATGTAGACGAATTCAGACCAAACCTTGAAGAACTTTTCGATATCAGTTCATTTCAACATGAGATGAAAAACCCGCTCACAGTAATAGACGGCACATCACAGCTCATCCTAGCCAAAAGCAGTGACGAATATATCCGCAAATGCGCAGGAATTATCCTCAACGAAACTGAACGCATAAAGCACATTATGCAGAATATCAGGATGCTTTCGGAGATGGAGATTGAATACTCGGAGTTCAACATTCTTGCCTTTCTGGAAGAGCTTAAGGACTCGCTCTATGTCCTCTTTCCGGACATCAAGCTGTCAGTCCAGATAGAACCCTCTCTGGAAAACATTATCGCAGACAGAAAGAAGCTTTTCATGGCAGTCAATAACCTTATAAAAAACGCATGTGAAGCTCAGAAAACAGGTCAGATATCTCTGTATTTGTCCATAGACCCGACTATAAAATACATTAATAAAAAGGAAAACTGGGCACTGCCGATGCTGAAAATTTCCATAATCGACAATGGTCCTGGGATAACAGAAGAGATACTCAACAGGCTATTTACCCCGTTCTTCTCTACAAAAAACAGAGGAACCGGGCTTGGGCTGGTTATCGCAAAAGAAATCACTGAAAAGCATAAAGGGCGGATCGAAGTTTCGTCCACCCCGGGAACAGGTACTTCATTTATGATCTATATTCCTATGATGCCTACAGACCTTTTGACTTAA